The Bacteroidales bacterium genomic interval AATAGCAATATTTTGAGCTTTAGAAAAAAAGCTAAATGTTATAAGTAAAATAAAAATTATATTTTTACGCATACGGAACAAAAGTAGTGATTTTGGTAAATAAACATAAAAAAAATATTTTTATTGTGCTAGCTTTTTGATTTTTTATTAGACAACTATATTTGAACTGAGTTTGCTTGCAAAAATATAAATAAAATTCTCTTGTTTGTTGTTACTGTTAATAAATTCTCTGCTCCTAAGAGCTCCTTCCACTGCAACAAAGCAGCCTTCTCTTACTGATTCTAAAACTTTTATTGCAATGTAATTCCACGCTACAATATTATGGCGAATTTTCATGTAAGCAAATGTTCCATTGTTTTTTTTATAAAGTTGATGCGTGCTTAATGAAAACTCAGCTTTAATTTTCCCATTATTAAGTTTTTTTACAATAGGGTCATTTATAGCAATACCACTAAGCTCTACAATATTTACGTGCTCTCTTTTTTTTCTTTTAGCCATTTTTTATAAAGTTTTTCGCAAATTTACTTACAATTATCTTTTTTTTGATGCTTGCAAATGCTTATATACGGATATAAATGTTTGTAATCGTTTGTTGTCGGT includes:
- a CDS encoding single-stranded DNA-binding protein; the protein is MAKRKKREHVNIVELSGIAINDPIVKKLNNGKIKAEFSLSTHQLYKKNNGTFAYMKIRHNIVAWNYIAIKVLESVREGCFVAVEGALRSREFINSNNKQENFIYIFASKLSSNIVV